In the genome of Carnobacterium pleistocenium FTR1, one region contains:
- a CDS encoding PTS transporter subunit EIIC, which translates to MAETKEQRIARQVYEQVGGMGNVDSVIHCMTRVRMDIKDNAKVNLAGLKKIDGVMGVVEDDTLQVVVGPGTVNKVANQMVEMAGVRLGDKIPAGKSTTPVSGRSEAEKKANANKAELKKKNNTPFKRVLKDIANIFVPLIPAFVGAGIIGGIASIFGNMLIAEQISGANWENSIVVLNIIKNGLFLYLNVYVGINAAKVFGATEGLGGVVAGIIYLPGMNVEAPLTNIFTGAPMVAGQGGIIGVILAVYLLSVVEKNLRKVIPDSIDIIVTPTISLLAIGLVTIFLIMPIAGAVSTSLVGAITWVLNVGGAFAGFVLGALFLPMVMFGLHQILTPIHIEMIASQGMTLLLPILAMAGAGQVGASIALWVKCRKNKQLTNMIKGSLPVGILGIGEPLIYAVTLPLGRPFITACIGGGIGGAVIGLFGGIGATAIGPSGVALIPLIANGQWWGYVVGLLAAYAGGFAATYFFGVPKSAMEPTELVTYDEEEEFASESIVG; encoded by the coding sequence ATGGCCGAAACTAAAGAGCAGCGTATAGCTAGACAGGTTTATGAACAAGTTGGTGGGATGGGGAACGTCGACTCTGTTATTCACTGTATGACACGTGTTCGGATGGACATCAAAGACAATGCTAAAGTGAACTTAGCAGGACTGAAGAAAATTGACGGCGTGATGGGTGTTGTGGAAGATGATACTTTGCAAGTCGTTGTTGGACCGGGTACGGTAAATAAAGTAGCGAATCAAATGGTTGAAATGGCGGGTGTTCGTTTAGGCGACAAGATTCCGGCTGGCAAATCAACTACACCAGTATCTGGCCGTTCGGAAGCCGAAAAAAAAGCTAATGCAAACAAAGCTGAATTAAAAAAGAAAAACAATACGCCATTCAAGCGTGTCTTAAAAGATATCGCGAACATCTTCGTTCCCTTGATTCCTGCATTTGTAGGAGCTGGGATTATCGGTGGGATCGCATCTATTTTTGGGAATATGTTAATTGCTGAACAAATTAGTGGCGCAAACTGGGAGAATAGTATTGTTGTATTGAACATCATTAAAAACGGCTTATTCTTATACTTGAATGTCTATGTAGGGATCAATGCAGCCAAAGTATTTGGCGCGACAGAAGGTCTTGGTGGGGTCGTTGCTGGGATTATTTACCTTCCAGGAATGAATGTTGAAGCACCACTGACCAATATCTTCACTGGTGCTCCAATGGTTGCTGGACAAGGCGGGATTATCGGCGTTATCTTGGCTGTTTACCTCTTGTCAGTAGTAGAAAAAAACTTGCGTAAAGTTATTCCAGATTCAATCGATATTATTGTAACACCGACAATCTCTCTGTTAGCAATCGGATTAGTCACGATCTTCTTGATCATGCCGATCGCAGGGGCTGTATCAACTAGTTTAGTTGGAGCCATCACCTGGGTCTTAAATGTGGGAGGAGCTTTTGCTGGATTTGTTTTAGGGGCCTTGTTCTTACCAATGGTTATGTTTGGTTTACACCAAATTTTAACACCGATCCATATCGAAATGATTGCTTCTCAAGGGATGACACTGTTATTGCCCATTTTAGCAATGGCTGGTGCTGGTCAAGTGGGGGCTTCAATCGCTCTTTGGGTAAAATGTCGTAAAAACAAACAATTAACAAATATGATCAAAGGATCCTTGCCAGTTGGTATTTTAGGCATTGGCGAACCATTGATTTATGCTGTCACCTTGCCTTTAGGTCGTCCGTTCATTACGGCATGTATCGGTGGCGGTATTGGCGGAGCTGTTATTGGATTATTTGGTGGCATCGGTGCAACTGCGATCGGACCAAGTGGAGTTGCCTTGATTCCGTTGATTGCAAATGGTCAATGGTGGGGCTACGTTGTTGGATTATTAGCAGCTTATGCTGGTGGATTCGCAGCAACTTACTTCTTTGGCGTTCCTAAATCAGCTATGGAACCAACAGAATTAGTAACGTATGATGAGGAAGAAGAATTCGCATCAGAAAGTATTGTTGGCTAA
- a CDS encoding MurR/RpiR family transcriptional regulator produces the protein MQNNVLLTIREKMIALPQSEKKIAETILKNPVRIIQMSATELATEAGSSSAAVIRFCRSIGIKGFTELKLQLSADSQGIKDNLYTDILSDESLEQVKKKLLINTNHLFRETNNVLNTEQIERVTELLYQSSVIYLYGLGASHIVASDIQQKFSRTGKIAVCSLDQHLLVTSMAVASKDAVFFGISNSGEKREVLALMRIAKELGLKTVSLTSNTENALSLEADLPLKTAFAHEAPLRSGATISLLTQMYAVDILFYSYASKHFELTVTNLEKSKAAIQRYNQNFN, from the coding sequence ATGCAAAATAATGTCTTGTTGACCATTAGAGAAAAAATGATTGCTTTGCCGCAATCAGAAAAAAAAATTGCCGAAACGATTTTAAAAAATCCAGTGAGGATTATCCAAATGAGTGCGACAGAGCTGGCAACTGAAGCAGGGTCCAGTTCAGCTGCTGTGATTCGCTTTTGCCGGTCGATCGGCATAAAGGGCTTTACCGAGTTGAAGCTGCAATTATCTGCCGATTCGCAGGGGATCAAAGATAACTTATACACAGATATTCTATCAGACGAAAGTTTAGAACAGGTGAAAAAAAAGTTGCTGATCAATACCAATCATTTGTTTAGAGAAACCAATAATGTGTTGAACACAGAACAAATCGAGCGCGTTACAGAACTGTTATATCAAAGTTCGGTGATTTATTTGTACGGTTTAGGTGCCTCACACATTGTGGCTTCAGATATCCAACAAAAATTTAGCCGCACGGGGAAAATAGCGGTTTGTTCCCTTGATCAACACTTGTTAGTCACTTCAATGGCAGTCGCTTCTAAGGATGCAGTATTTTTTGGTATTTCAAATAGTGGGGAAAAGAGAGAAGTCTTGGCATTAATGAGGATTGCAAAAGAGTTGGGACTGAAAACAGTGTCACTCACAAGTAATACAGAGAATGCCTTGAGTCTTGAAGCTGATCTTCCTTTAAAAACGGCTTTTGCTCATGAAGCTCCTTTAAGAAGCGGAGCCACGATTTCATTGTTGACTCAAATGTATGCTGTCGATATTTTATTTTACAGCTATGCCTCTAAACATTTTGAGTTGACCGTCACAAATTTAGAAAAATCAAAGGCGGCTATTCAACGCTACAATCAGAATTTTAATTAA
- a CDS encoding BglG family transcription antiterminator, producing MYLDERGNKLLEEVLRNPSITNKKLQEDFSLSRRQVDYSFKKINEWLKDQGKKEIQKVNGQYRINSRDLELFEIKREASQFNSYIPSEKERSYLIVILILLRNEELSLNHFIYDLEVSKNTVLQDMKAVQKILDLFDLRIVYSRSEGYHFEGSEWDKRSVMLEAIKYILDSFGGEIFLQKFMKINHERITSLQNSIMKIEKQLGLNFVDSEMNVLPYSFEGIFKRIALGKTLNTNFLIDFNELSDTREYEAIRILIESEDQKIVSTDERLYITLQLLTSKVVKKSTLSGEEIPKLKNALKECLIQFEKKSVVYLADKEGLLEKLFAHFKPAYYRIKYNLTTDYSILDKIGKEFDILHYIVKQSIDPLRECLNSEIPEKESMFITLFIGGHIIDNQEKITTNAKLKAVVVCPNGLSVSKLMKQTFDQLFPEIYFHSALSIREFNQNKLNYDLVFSVTPVETDKKLFIVNQMMDHDEKIALRKRVINEGFLLEMPSLNIDALMRTINDFCDIKDEKGLIESLKGLVKAEPVTNIPIKLTQAKKEIQLNELLDSKMIQRVKSVSSWYEAIELVSIPLIEKNIITINYVEEMKKQFPTISDYIILRRTIAIPHAEVEESAKKIGMSMIYIEEGLPTINGTSIHFVVVIAAIDKKTHFTSLLQLMELAGNQEQLDRLKQSKSHLEMADLIVEFIHETNSIHEK from the coding sequence ATGTATTTGGATGAAAGGGGCAATAAATTATTAGAAGAGGTATTGCGCAATCCTAGTATCACGAATAAAAAGTTGCAAGAGGATTTTAGTCTTTCTAGAAGGCAAGTTGATTATAGTTTCAAAAAAATAAATGAGTGGTTAAAAGATCAGGGTAAAAAAGAAATTCAAAAAGTGAATGGGCAGTATCGAATAAATAGTAGGGACCTTGAACTTTTTGAAATAAAACGAGAAGCATCTCAATTTAATTCTTATATCCCCTCAGAAAAAGAACGGTCTTACTTGATTGTCATATTGATTTTACTTAGAAATGAAGAACTTTCTTTAAATCACTTTATATACGATTTAGAGGTTAGTAAAAATACAGTACTACAAGATATGAAGGCAGTTCAAAAAATTCTTGATTTATTTGATCTTCGAATTGTGTATTCCAGAAGTGAAGGGTATCACTTCGAAGGAAGTGAATGGGATAAACGGTCAGTCATGCTAGAAGCCATAAAATATATTCTTGATAGTTTTGGTGGTGAAATATTTTTACAAAAATTTATGAAGATCAATCATGAGAGAATCACTTCTCTTCAAAATTCGATCATGAAAATTGAAAAGCAATTAGGTCTTAATTTTGTAGATTCAGAAATGAATGTATTGCCTTATTCTTTTGAAGGGATCTTTAAAAGAATTGCACTTGGAAAAACGCTTAATACTAATTTCTTGATTGATTTCAATGAGTTATCAGATACACGTGAATATGAAGCCATTCGAATATTGATTGAATCAGAAGATCAAAAAATAGTTTCTACAGATGAACGATTATACATTACACTGCAATTATTAACTTCTAAAGTTGTTAAAAAAAGCACTTTAAGTGGGGAAGAAATTCCTAAATTGAAAAATGCATTAAAAGAATGTTTGATTCAATTTGAGAAAAAATCGGTTGTATACCTGGCAGATAAAGAAGGACTGCTAGAAAAATTATTTGCCCATTTTAAGCCAGCATACTACCGGATAAAATACAATTTAACGACTGACTATAGTATCTTAGATAAAATTGGTAAAGAATTTGATATTTTACATTATATCGTTAAACAATCGATAGATCCTTTACGTGAGTGTTTAAATAGTGAAATACCAGAAAAAGAATCGATGTTCATAACTTTATTCATCGGTGGTCATATTATAGACAATCAAGAAAAGATTACTACAAATGCAAAATTAAAAGCAGTAGTTGTTTGTCCGAATGGTTTATCTGTTTCGAAATTAATGAAGCAAACCTTTGATCAACTTTTTCCAGAAATTTATTTTCATTCAGCCTTATCTATTCGAGAATTTAATCAAAATAAGCTGAACTATGATCTAGTATTTTCTGTTACACCAGTTGAAACGGACAAAAAACTCTTTATTGTTAATCAAATGATGGATCACGATGAAAAAATAGCATTGAGAAAAAGAGTTATAAATGAAGGATTTCTCCTTGAAATGCCAAGTTTAAATATTGATGCTTTAATGAGAACAATCAATGATTTCTGTGATATCAAGGATGAAAAAGGATTGATTGAATCATTAAAAGGGTTGGTTAAGGCTGAGCCTGTGACGAACATTCCTATAAAGCTGACTCAAGCAAAAAAAGAAATACAATTAAATGAATTGCTTGATAGTAAAATGATTCAGCGTGTGAAATCTGTTTCAAGTTGGTATGAAGCAATCGAGCTTGTATCGATACCTTTAATAGAAAAAAATATAATCACCATAAACTATGTTGAAGAGATGAAAAAACAATTTCCAACGATTTCTGATTACATTATCTTACGAAGAACCATCGCGATCCCGCATGCCGAGGTCGAAGAATCGGCGAAAAAAATTGGAATGAGCATGATTTATATTGAAGAAGGCTTGCCAACTATTAATGGCACATCTATTCACTTTGTTGTTGTCATAGCAGCAATCGATAAAAAAACTCATTTTACATCTTTGTTACAATTAATGGAACTAGCTGGCAATCAAGAACAATTGGATAGACTGAAACAGTCTAAAAGTCACTTAGAAATGGCTGACTTAATTGTTGAATTTATCCATGAAACAAATAGTATTCACGAGAAATAG
- the murQ gene encoding N-acetylmuramic acid 6-phosphate etherase, protein MNLAKLTTETRNSQTMNLDELSTSEVITLMNQEDQKVALAVEEAVPMITKVVEVIIEAFSKGGRLIYMGAGTSGRLGVLDAAECVPTFSVDPSMVQGLIAGGMKAMTVAVEGAEDSKTLGAEDLAAIQLSDKDVVVGIAASGRTPYVIGGLDYATRVGAKTATISCNKQAEISQFAQMPIEVDAGPEVLTGSTRLKAGTAQKLILNMLSTGAMIGSGKVYQNLMVDVKPSNKKLEERSKRIIMQATECTYEKASEIFEAADQQVKLAIVMILTDSDKTTAAQKLTAAKGFIRETLA, encoded by the coding sequence ATGAATTTAGCTAAATTAACGACTGAGACGAGAAACAGTCAAACCATGAACTTAGACGAGCTTTCGACAAGTGAAGTCATAACTTTGATGAATCAAGAAGACCAAAAAGTGGCTTTAGCTGTGGAAGAAGCAGTGCCAATGATCACAAAAGTAGTTGAAGTTATTATTGAAGCCTTTAGCAAAGGCGGACGCTTGATCTATATGGGTGCTGGAACAAGTGGACGATTAGGTGTTTTAGATGCAGCTGAATGTGTGCCAACGTTTAGTGTGGATCCAAGTATGGTCCAAGGATTGATTGCTGGTGGAATGAAAGCCATGACAGTGGCTGTTGAAGGCGCGGAAGATTCAAAAACGCTGGGTGCAGAAGATCTAGCAGCGATCCAGTTGAGCGATAAAGATGTCGTTGTCGGTATTGCCGCAAGCGGCCGTACACCCTATGTTATCGGTGGGTTAGACTATGCGACTCGTGTCGGAGCAAAAACCGCGACGATTTCATGCAACAAGCAAGCTGAAATCAGCCAATTTGCGCAAATGCCGATCGAAGTAGATGCTGGTCCAGAAGTGCTGACGGGTTCTACTCGCTTAAAAGCGGGCACTGCTCAGAAACTAATTTTAAATATGTTGTCAACGGGTGCAATGATCGGTTCAGGCAAAGTTTACCAAAACTTAATGGTAGACGTGAAACCGTCTAATAAAAAATTAGAAGAACGGTCAAAACGCATTATTATGCAAGCGACAGAATGTACGTATGAAAAAGCTAGTGAAATATTTGAAGCAGCTGATCAGCAAGTGAAATTAGCCATCGTGATGATTTTAACGGATTCAGATAAAACGACAGCAGCACAAAAATTAACAGCAGCTAAAGGGTTTATTCGCGAAACCTTAGCCTAA
- a CDS encoding sugar-binding transcriptional regulator: MKKWEDKRSILKIATLYYNEGLTQAEIAKKMGISRPLVSKILQEAKRTGIVEIYIKDEDAYSIALEMEIAKKYDLTEVIIVPSQKSATEEISKKNVGRAAASYLTSILPKVKKIGISWGTTLAEFVDEMPFLQYPTVTVIPIMGGVGYLNVLYHSNHLAFLLAQKLNTTSTYFYAPALADTKKLKENLLESKMISVALSEGKDVDVAIVGVGNPVHSSTYRDLGYFTNRDIKELEEKGAIGDVAATFFDKDGRPVDTDVSSRMMGIELEDLKNIPCVIALATGKEKSDSLKALLAQKVINVLVIDQTAADEL; the protein is encoded by the coding sequence GTGAAAAAATGGGAAGATAAGCGGTCTATTTTAAAAATCGCTACCCTATATTATAATGAAGGATTAACACAAGCAGAAATTGCAAAAAAAATGGGGATTTCCAGACCCTTAGTTTCAAAAATTTTACAAGAAGCAAAAAGAACGGGCATAGTCGAAATTTATATTAAAGATGAAGATGCTTACTCCATCGCTCTTGAGATGGAAATTGCCAAAAAATACGACCTGACTGAAGTTATTATTGTGCCTAGTCAAAAAAGTGCTACTGAAGAAATTTCTAAAAAGAATGTTGGCAGGGCTGCTGCTTCTTATCTTACTTCTATTCTTCCAAAAGTAAAAAAAATCGGTATTTCCTGGGGCACAACCTTAGCTGAATTCGTTGATGAAATGCCTTTTCTTCAATACCCTACCGTGACGGTTATTCCTATAATGGGTGGCGTTGGTTACTTGAATGTGCTTTACCATTCTAATCATTTAGCCTTTTTGTTGGCCCAAAAATTGAATACAACCAGTACTTATTTCTATGCTCCAGCTTTAGCAGATACAAAAAAATTAAAAGAAAATTTATTGGAATCGAAGATGATTTCCGTTGCTTTATCAGAAGGCAAAGACGTAGATGTAGCTATTGTTGGCGTTGGTAATCCTGTTCATTCTTCCACTTATCGTGATTTAGGGTATTTTACCAATCGCGATATTAAAGAACTTGAAGAAAAAGGAGCAATAGGTGATGTTGCAGCTACTTTCTTTGATAAAGATGGTCGACCCGTTGATACAGATGTTTCAAGTCGGATGATGGGAATCGAATTGGAAGATTTAAAAAACATTCCTTGTGTCATAGCATTAGCTACGGGCAAAGAAAAAAGCGATAGCTTAAAAGCATTGTTAGCGCAAAAAGTGATAAACGTGTTAGTCATCGATCAAACTGCCGCTGATGAACTTTAA
- a CDS encoding alpha-ketoacid dehydrogenase subunit beta, whose translation MREITYLEAIREAMSEQMRENPDVYIMGEDIGIYGGGFGVTRGMYEEFGGERVRNTPISEAAISGAAIGSAITGMRPIFELQFSDFITIALDNIVNQAGKIRYMYGGKAQIPLVMRTPSGSGTGAAAQHSQSLENITAHIPGLKVIQPATAYDAKGLLHSAIEDNNPVMFYEHKLCYKTSSDVPEGKYLIPIGVADIKREGTDISIVATGIMVHKALEAAEILAKDGINIEVVDPRTLVPLDKETIIKSVIKTGKAIIVTEAVKRSGFSAELASVIAESESFDFLDAPIIRLAGKEIPIPYQPELEKLAVPQVDDIVAAARNMMKKN comes from the coding sequence ATGCGTGAAATCACTTATTTAGAAGCTATTAGAGAAGCAATGAGCGAACAAATGCGCGAAAATCCAGACGTTTATATTATGGGAGAAGATATCGGAATATATGGTGGTGGATTTGGTGTCACTAGAGGAATGTACGAAGAATTCGGTGGCGAGCGTGTCCGAAATACACCTATTTCTGAAGCGGCCATTTCTGGCGCTGCCATTGGTTCTGCTATTACCGGTATGCGTCCTATTTTCGAATTGCAATTCTCAGATTTTATTACGATTGCCTTAGATAATATTGTCAACCAAGCTGGGAAAATCCGTTATATGTATGGTGGGAAAGCTCAGATTCCCTTAGTGATGCGTACGCCAAGCGGATCTGGAACGGGTGCAGCTGCTCAACACTCGCAAAGCCTAGAAAACATTACTGCTCATATTCCTGGTTTAAAAGTTATCCAGCCTGCTACTGCTTATGATGCAAAAGGATTATTGCACTCAGCCATTGAAGACAATAATCCTGTTATGTTTTACGAGCATAAATTATGCTACAAAACGTCTAGCGATGTCCCTGAAGGAAAATACCTTATCCCGATTGGGGTCGCAGACATTAAGCGTGAAGGAACGGACATCTCCATCGTTGCTACCGGAATTATGGTCCATAAAGCGCTAGAAGCTGCAGAAATTTTAGCCAAGGATGGCATCAACATTGAAGTCGTCGATCCTCGTACCTTGGTGCCACTTGATAAAGAAACGATTATCAAATCAGTCATAAAGACAGGAAAAGCAATCATAGTCACAGAAGCTGTCAAACGTAGCGGCTTCAGTGCTGAATTAGCGAGTGTGATCGCTGAAAGTGAATCATTTGATTTTTTAGATGCTCCTATTATCCGGTTAGCTGGCAAAGAAATCCCGATTCCATACCAACCAGAGTTAGAAAAATTAGCCGTTCCACAAGTCGATGATATTGTCGCAGCTGCTCGCAACATGATGAAAAAAAATTAG
- a CDS encoding thiamine pyrophosphate-dependent dehydrogenase E1 component subunit alpha, with protein sequence MTQSIENHAGLDDEKLQEIYQTMWTIRYFDEKVDQFFAKGMIHGTTHLAVGQEASAAGSGAVLKKTDWITATHRGHGHTIAKGTDVKPMMAELFGRQTGTNKGKGGSMHIAELANGNLGANAIVGGGYAIATGAALTSKMRNEGKVALAYAGDGSTNEGSFHESLNLASIWDLPVVFFIENNFYGMSGPVVEMMNIPHISDRAASYGIPGITINGNDIIEVINATYDAVERARRGEGPTLIEALTYRWKGHSKSDAKKYRTKEEEKEWKTNKDPIKLARKRFIDAGVFTEEKADELQNSARLSIEEAVKFAEESPITDISELYTDVYSD encoded by the coding sequence ATGACACAATCAATTGAAAATCATGCGGGCCTAGATGATGAGAAGTTACAGGAAATCTATCAAACAATGTGGACGATCCGTTATTTTGACGAAAAAGTCGATCAATTCTTCGCTAAAGGAATGATTCACGGAACCACACATTTGGCTGTCGGACAAGAAGCATCTGCTGCTGGTAGCGGGGCCGTATTGAAAAAAACAGATTGGATCACTGCAACACATAGAGGTCACGGACATACGATTGCTAAAGGCACAGATGTAAAACCGATGATGGCTGAACTGTTTGGGCGTCAAACGGGTACGAATAAAGGTAAAGGTGGTTCCATGCATATTGCAGAATTAGCAAATGGGAATCTAGGCGCTAATGCTATCGTAGGTGGTGGTTATGCCATCGCTACAGGTGCCGCTTTAACCTCTAAAATGAGAAATGAAGGTAAAGTTGCTTTAGCTTATGCTGGTGACGGTTCAACAAATGAAGGAAGTTTTCATGAATCTTTAAATCTCGCTTCGATCTGGGACTTACCGGTGGTCTTCTTCATTGAAAATAATTTTTATGGTATGAGTGGTCCTGTTGTAGAGATGATGAACATTCCTCATATTTCGGATCGTGCTGCCTCTTATGGAATTCCAGGTATAACTATAAATGGAAACGATATCATTGAAGTGATCAACGCTACTTACGATGCTGTCGAACGTGCACGTCGTGGTGAAGGACCTACTTTAATAGAAGCTTTAACTTATCGTTGGAAAGGCCATTCAAAATCAGATGCTAAAAAATACCGGACGAAAGAAGAAGAAAAAGAATGGAAAACCAACAAAGATCCAATCAAGTTAGCTAGAAAACGGTTTATTGATGCAGGTGTCTTTACTGAAGAAAAAGCTGACGAACTTCAAAACAGTGCGCGTCTATCTATTGAAGAAGCTGTAAAATTTGCCGAAGAAAGTCCCATTACAGATATTAGTGAACTGTATACGGACGTTTACTCAGACTAG
- a CDS encoding dihydrolipoamide acetyltransferase family protein, with amino-acid sequence MAHEIFMPKLSSTMAEGSITEWYKEEGDPVEIGEAIFEVMTDKIAIEVESYDEGILLKKYFDVDEPVPINHVIGYIGEKGEKVPDAPPGESGSTSEEATPPSPKTDQTDTPKFNKETVKEAVTSDKESSQRPDPLKYTGTEEISETEQANLSEKVRATPAARHLAREHDLLLHEVTGSGRKGRIHVEDVKIYLERKETTPEVTVNEAPPENIPPSKPVTSTLPAGEKIIPWKGIRKVIADRMTKSKQTIPHVTLNANFDAREMIKLRQELLPLIEKTTGKRISYNEIIIKAMTVALKQHPRLNAHTLDDGIHEFKDMNIGFAVSVAEGLLVPVLTFANHKGLAELTNDFKELTEKARTGKLTSEEMTGGTITLSNLGKSRVENFNPIINQPEVAILGVSTLTEVLDLNESGNVFKKPTMTLSLSFDHRAIDGAPAAEFLNTLIEILEDPRLLLL; translated from the coding sequence ATGGCTCACGAAATATTTATGCCCAAATTAAGCTCTACTATGGCTGAAGGAAGTATAACGGAATGGTACAAAGAAGAAGGAGATCCAGTTGAAATCGGTGAAGCAATCTTTGAAGTCATGACCGATAAAATTGCGATTGAAGTTGAGTCTTATGATGAAGGGATCTTATTGAAAAAATATTTTGATGTAGACGAACCTGTTCCAATCAATCATGTGATTGGATATATTGGTGAAAAAGGTGAAAAAGTTCCAGATGCACCTCCTGGAGAAAGTGGCTCAACAAGCGAAGAAGCTACCCCTCCATCTCCAAAAACAGATCAAACCGATACCCCAAAATTCAACAAAGAAACTGTTAAAGAAGCTGTCACATCTGATAAAGAGAGTTCGCAACGCCCGGATCCTTTAAAATATACTGGAACAGAGGAAATTTCAGAAACTGAACAAGCAAATCTAAGCGAAAAAGTACGTGCTACTCCTGCTGCTAGACACTTAGCGCGTGAACACGATCTTTTATTACATGAAGTAACCGGATCTGGGAGAAAAGGACGAATCCATGTAGAGGATGTAAAAATTTATCTTGAAAGAAAAGAGACAACTCCTGAAGTTACAGTAAATGAAGCACCACCAGAAAATATTCCACCATCAAAACCAGTGACTTCTACTCTTCCTGCTGGAGAAAAAATCATTCCTTGGAAAGGCATACGTAAAGTTATCGCTGATCGCATGACTAAAAGCAAACAAACTATTCCTCACGTTACCTTGAATGCGAATTTTGATGCTCGAGAAATGATTAAACTTCGTCAAGAATTGCTACCGCTTATCGAAAAAACTACAGGTAAAAGAATTTCCTATAATGAGATTATTATCAAAGCGATGACCGTTGCCTTAAAACAACACCCTCGGTTGAATGCTCATACTTTAGATGACGGTATTCATGAATTTAAAGATATGAACATTGGCTTTGCTGTTTCAGTAGCTGAGGGTCTACTCGTTCCAGTCCTAACATTTGCCAATCACAAAGGGTTAGCGGAACTGACTAATGACTTTAAAGAACTTACTGAAAAAGCCCGTACTGGGAAATTAACTTCTGAAGAGATGACTGGTGGTACGATCACTCTTTCCAATCTAGGAAAAAGTCGCGTTGAAAACTTTAATCCAATCATTAACCAACCGGAAGTTGCTATTTTAGGGGTCAGCACACTTACAGAAGTACTTGATCTAAACGAGAGTGGAAATGTCTTTAAAAAGCCTACGATGACTTTAAGTCTTTCTTTTGATCACAGAGCTATCGATGGTGCTCCCGCTGCAGAATTTTTGAATACACTAATTGAAATTCTAGAAGACCCTAGACTGCTTCTTTTATAA
- a CDS encoding Cof-type HAD-IIB family hydrolase has product MIKLIAIDMDGTLLNEHHLVTDKVKKAIKEASNAGIKIVLCTGRPVQAVYDYLQDLDMPQDEEDYVISLNGTVVQKTTTWEIVYSHELDHKQLEAAGKLIESFEMNFTYFDEKNYYYIGDPTEMLHFDVKLLGMEAKHMPINEIPKEMKIFKAMYVAKEAELDRLAASLPSFIAENFYPIRSLSYVLELLPQKANKGEALTGLAEKLGFSMDEVMAIGDGENDLDMMKVAGTSIAMGNAVDSIIDTATHVTKSNQEDGVAHAIYEWALKR; this is encoded by the coding sequence TTGATCAAGTTAATCGCAATCGATATGGATGGCACATTATTAAATGAACATCACCTGGTGACCGATAAAGTGAAAAAAGCCATCAAAGAAGCAAGTAATGCAGGAATCAAAATTGTTTTATGCACGGGTAGACCGGTACAAGCCGTTTACGATTACTTGCAAGACTTAGATATGCCTCAAGATGAAGAAGACTATGTTATTTCACTAAATGGTACGGTTGTTCAAAAAACAACGACTTGGGAGATTGTGTATTCACATGAATTGGACCATAAGCAATTGGAAGCGGCTGGAAAACTGATTGAATCATTCGAAATGAATTTCACCTATTTCGATGAAAAAAATTACTATTACATAGGTGATCCAACTGAAATGTTGCATTTCGATGTTAAATTATTAGGCATGGAAGCTAAACACATGCCAATCAACGAAATTCCTAAAGAAATGAAAATTTTTAAGGCTATGTATGTAGCAAAAGAAGCTGAACTCGATCGATTAGCTGCGTCTTTGCCCTCTTTTATCGCTGAGAATTTTTATCCGATCAGAAGCTTGTCATACGTTTTAGAATTGTTGCCTCAAAAAGCTAATAAAGGTGAAGCGTTAACTGGTTTAGCTGAAAAATTGGGCTTTTCTATGGATGAAGTAATGGCTATTGGTGATGGAGAAAATGATTTAGATATGATGAAGGTTGCGGGTACAAGTATAGCTATGGGAAATGCAGTAGATTCAATTATAGACACAGCGACGCACGTAACTAAATCAAATCAAGAAGATGGTGTTGCACATGCCATTTATGAATGGGCGCTGAAGCGTTAA